A window of the Paenibacillus woosongensis genome harbors these coding sequences:
- a CDS encoding FecCD family ABC transporter permease: MMNKLAGYGTAGLVLLAVTLLVCIGVGSVFLPTGEIIGILLHRLPWIGSMITPDWDVSAEQIVMQVRLPRVLLGMLVGASLAVAGAAFQGVLRNPLADPFTLGVSSGAAVGAATLIFFGWQFSLIGVFTLPVIAFITGASTLLVVMWLARENGKIPIESLILSGVVMQSFLGAIVSFLTAMSKKTVNEILYWTMGSLSLRGWSYTIILFPYLVIGLLFLWSQARSLNLLALGERQASHSGLNVDRTKVLVLLVATLMSAAAVSVSGVIGFVGLVIPHMIRLITGPDYRLIIPLSALGGGIFMMWSDLAARTVLAPTEIPLGVVTAFVGAPFFAYLLYRNKKRRMEELQ, from the coding sequence ATGATGAATAAATTGGCGGGATACGGAACGGCGGGTTTGGTACTTCTGGCTGTTACGCTGCTGGTCTGCATCGGCGTTGGTTCCGTTTTTCTGCCGACCGGCGAGATTATCGGCATTTTGCTTCACCGCCTGCCATGGATCGGCAGCATGATTACGCCGGACTGGGACGTCTCGGCAGAGCAGATCGTTATGCAGGTACGGCTGCCGCGCGTACTGCTCGGCATGCTGGTCGGCGCTTCTTTGGCGGTGGCGGGGGCCGCATTTCAGGGCGTGCTGCGCAATCCGCTGGCAGACCCGTTTACCTTAGGCGTTTCCTCGGGCGCGGCGGTCGGTGCGGCTACGCTGATTTTCTTTGGTTGGCAGTTCTCTTTAATCGGCGTGTTTACGCTGCCGGTCATTGCGTTTATAACAGGGGCAAGCACACTGCTTGTCGTCATGTGGCTGGCCAGGGAAAACGGGAAAATTCCGATCGAAAGCCTTATCTTGTCGGGCGTGGTCATGCAGTCTTTTCTCGGTGCGATCGTTTCTTTTTTGACGGCCATGTCGAAAAAGACGGTGAACGAAATACTATACTGGACGATGGGAAGTCTCAGTTTGCGCGGATGGTCGTATACGATCATCCTTTTCCCGTATTTGGTCATTGGGCTGCTGTTCCTGTGGAGCCAGGCCCGCAGCTTAAATCTGCTTGCGCTTGGTGAGCGTCAGGCATCCCATTCCGGGCTGAATGTTGATCGCACGAAGGTCTTGGTTTTGCTTGTGGCAACGTTAATGAGTGCGGCGGCTGTATCCGTGTCTGGGGTCATCGGTTTTGTCGGCTTGGTTATTCCCCATATGATACGGCTGATAACGGGACCGGATTATCGGTTGATTATTCCACTCTCCGCGCTTGGCGGGGGGATATTCATGATGTGGAGCGATTTGGCCGCCCGGACGGTATTGGCCCCAACGGAGATCCCTTTGGGCGTGGTCACGGCCTTCGTCGGCGCTCCGTTCTTTGCTTATCTGCTGTACCGCAATAAGAAGCGGCGAATGGAGGAGCTGCAATGA
- a CDS encoding ABC transporter ATP-binding protein, protein MIEVQGVEKSYGRQTVLKGIDWQVQRGDFWGIIGPNGSGKTTLLNVLSGVESPEAGEVMLDGRPLAAYGRKALSRRLAVLQQDGLPPMAFPVRQVLEMGRFPFQNWRGKEEGNGAEVLLNEIVSRLDLQGLENKPLHVLSGGQRQRVALGKVMAQQPELVLLDEPTTYLDIRYQMQFMELVSSWQRAEHLTVVAVMHDLNLAALYCDKLLALRDGKIVATGTPNEIITPEIVKSLFEVDAYSVMHPDRGVPQLLLRSEQGT, encoded by the coding sequence ATGATCGAAGTACAAGGGGTAGAGAAATCCTATGGACGCCAGACGGTGCTCAAGGGGATTGACTGGCAGGTGCAGCGGGGCGATTTCTGGGGAATTATCGGGCCGAACGGCAGCGGAAAGACGACGCTGCTGAACGTGCTGTCAGGTGTAGAGAGTCCTGAGGCCGGGGAGGTAATGCTGGACGGCAGGCCGCTCGCAGCCTATGGGCGCAAGGCGCTGTCTAGGAGGCTCGCCGTGCTTCAGCAGGACGGCTTGCCGCCGATGGCTTTTCCGGTGCGCCAGGTGCTGGAAATGGGGAGGTTCCCTTTTCAAAATTGGCGCGGAAAGGAAGAAGGAAACGGTGCCGAGGTTTTGCTCAATGAAATTGTAAGCCGTCTGGATTTGCAAGGGCTGGAGAACAAGCCGCTGCATGTGCTTAGCGGCGGGCAAAGACAGCGGGTTGCCCTCGGCAAAGTGATGGCGCAGCAGCCGGAGCTTGTGCTGCTGGATGAACCGACGACCTACCTCGACATCCGCTACCAGATGCAGTTCATGGAACTGGTCTCGAGCTGGCAGCGGGCCGAACATTTAACGGTCGTTGCCGTGATGCATGATTTGAATTTGGCGGCCTTGTATTGCGACAAGCTGCTTGCTTTGCGGGATGGCAAAATCGTTGCAACGGGAACGCCAAACGAAATTATTACCCCGGAAATAGTGAAGTCGCTGTTTGAAGTGGATGCTTATTCGGTCATGCATCCGGATCGCGGCGTGCCCCAACTGCTACTGCGTAGTGAACAGGGGACGTGA
- the cobU gene encoding bifunctional adenosylcobinamide kinase/adenosylcobinamide-phosphate guanylyltransferase codes for MIVMVTGGARSGKSSFAERWCMKHASKSYYIATAQAFDEEMEQRIALHRQDRAAAGYTWRTIEEPLQLSNLLIKLGSGQLEEANTETEIDTSPAVLIDCLTLWLSNMLLAVGEQVDAESRMMKEIDRLLEAIAGYRGTLVIVTNEVGSGIVPAYPLGRQYRDLAGILNRRVAAIADQVFLVTAGIPIELKSREYKL; via the coding sequence GTGATCGTTATGGTGACTGGCGGCGCCCGGAGCGGGAAGAGCAGCTTTGCCGAACGCTGGTGTATGAAGCACGCATCCAAGTCATACTATATCGCCACGGCACAGGCTTTCGACGAAGAGATGGAGCAGAGAATTGCCCTGCATCGTCAGGATCGGGCAGCGGCAGGTTATACGTGGAGGACGATCGAGGAGCCGCTTCAGCTAAGCAATCTACTCATTAAACTGGGAAGCGGTCAGCTTGAAGAAGCGAACACAGAAACTGAAATCGATACCTCTCCTGCCGTACTGATCGATTGCCTAACGCTATGGCTGTCTAATATGCTGCTCGCTGTTGGCGAACAGGTTGATGCCGAATCCAGGATGATGAAGGAAATCGATCGTCTTCTTGAGGCAATCGCAGGTTACAGGGGCACGCTTGTAATTGTAACTAACGAGGTGGGGAGCGGGATTGTTCCCGCGTATCCGCTGGGCAGGCAGTACCGGGATTTGGCGGGGATTTTGAACCGGCGTGTAGCCGCTATAGCTGATCAGGTATTTCTTGTTACAGCGGGAATTCCGATTGAGCTGAAAAGCAGGGAGTATAAGCTGTGA
- the cobT gene encoding nicotinate-nucleotide--dimethylbenzimidazole phosphoribosyltransferase — translation MSYSISDIIGLIAPLQKKAAESAAEHLDRLTKPPGSLGKLEELAVQLAGITGQVKPSFPQRAIIVMAADHGVCEEGISAFPAEVTPQMVLNFLSGGAAINVFARQASAEVLCVDIGVNAELSHPDLLERKVRMGTANMALEPAMSRAEAEAAILAGVAVVKEAVNKGTTLFVTGEMGIGNTTASAAIMSVLTGIAPAECVGRGTGIDERKLEHKASVVERAIAVNQPDANDPLDVLSKVGGLEIAGLTGVILGAAAHRCPVVIDGFISSVAALVAQRLCTETAGYMVASHHSQEPGHIQVLRELGLSPMLELNMRLGEGTGGALALQLIDGACRIMKEMATFESAGISAGEPAVEEDAK, via the coding sequence ATGAGCTATTCCATTTCGGACATCATTGGATTAATTGCGCCGCTGCAAAAGAAAGCGGCAGAGTCAGCGGCAGAGCACCTGGATCGATTGACCAAGCCGCCGGGCAGTCTTGGCAAGCTGGAGGAGCTGGCGGTTCAGCTTGCCGGTATAACCGGGCAGGTTAAACCAAGCTTTCCGCAGCGCGCGATCATTGTGATGGCTGCGGATCACGGGGTTTGCGAGGAAGGAATTAGCGCTTTTCCGGCTGAGGTTACCCCGCAAATGGTGTTGAATTTTTTGTCTGGCGGAGCGGCAATTAATGTATTTGCCCGTCAGGCTTCGGCGGAAGTGTTATGTGTCGATATCGGCGTGAATGCCGAGCTGAGTCATCCGGATCTGTTGGAGCGGAAGGTGAGGATGGGAACGGCCAATATGGCCCTTGAACCGGCGATGAGCCGTGCGGAAGCAGAAGCGGCTATTTTGGCCGGGGTTGCCGTCGTGAAGGAGGCTGTGAATAAAGGAACAACATTGTTCGTCACCGGTGAAATGGGCATTGGCAACACAACGGCTAGCGCCGCTATCATGAGTGTGCTTACGGGCATTGCTCCAGCCGAATGCGTCGGCCGCGGCACCGGAATTGACGAACGCAAGCTAGAGCATAAAGCATCCGTAGTAGAACGGGCCATTGCGGTAAATCAGCCGGACGCCAATGATCCGCTCGATGTGCTTTCCAAGGTGGGCGGACTGGAGATAGCCGGATTGACTGGGGTTATACTTGGCGCAGCCGCCCATCGGTGCCCGGTCGTTATCGATGGATTTATTTCGAGCGTTGCAGCTTTAGTCGCTCAAAGGCTATGCACGGAGACGGCGGGTTATATGGTGGCTTCCCACCACTCGCAGGAGCCGGGGCATATTCAGGTGCTGCGCGAGCTTGGACTTTCCCCGATGCTGGAGCTAAATATGCGGCTCGGTGAAGGAACGGGCGGTGCGCTTGCTTTGCAACTGATTGACGGAGCTTGCCGGATCATGAAGGAAATGGCTACTTTCGAAAGTGCGGGAATCTCTGCGGGTGAACCGGCTGTCGAGGAGGATGCGAAGTGA
- a CDS encoding RNA methyltransferase, giving the protein MYKENSCGYIYTYASHENERRLCEMELAALFGHSPNTEGYIATDKRMDPSRSPFISYRIDILLTGDDPDSVAMQAAELDLQGKTFKVVCIKLGGMLAFSYEEQRELERQIGGRIRGRADMRNPEVTFGLMFVDGGWLLGICHAAESVWLRHKSKPRNYSTGLSTAVARALVNIAVPEPYAVKAIDPCCGMGNVLIEALSMEIDIVGRDINPLAVRGARINLRHFGYSDDRVSLGDLNEVGELYDAAIVDMPYNLCSVLSPGERGEMLRSIRRFSQRTVIVSTEQLEKEIVDAGFRIHDYGTVSKSSFVRHIWVCGANR; this is encoded by the coding sequence GCGGCTATGCGAAATGGAGCTCGCGGCTTTGTTTGGACATTCGCCGAATACGGAAGGGTACATCGCAACGGACAAACGGATGGATCCGAGCCGCAGTCCATTTATTTCATACCGGATAGATATCCTGCTTACTGGAGATGATCCGGACAGCGTGGCCATGCAAGCGGCCGAGCTTGATCTTCAGGGCAAAACATTTAAAGTCGTATGCATAAAGCTGGGCGGCATGCTTGCATTTAGCTATGAGGAGCAGCGCGAGCTCGAGCGGCAGATCGGCGGTCGGATTCGCGGTAGAGCGGATATGCGCAATCCCGAGGTGACGTTCGGCCTAATGTTCGTTGATGGGGGCTGGCTGCTTGGAATATGCCATGCGGCAGAGTCCGTTTGGCTGCGCCATAAGAGCAAGCCGCGCAATTATTCCACAGGACTGAGCACGGCTGTCGCCAGGGCTTTGGTGAACATCGCGGTGCCCGAGCCGTACGCTGTCAAGGCCATCGACCCATGCTGCGGGATGGGAAATGTGCTGATCGAGGCGTTATCGATGGAGATCGATATCGTGGGCCGGGATATTAACCCGTTGGCGGTCCGGGGAGCGAGAATCAATTTGCGCCATTTCGGATACAGCGATGATCGGGTCAGCCTGGGCGATCTGAATGAAGTAGGCGAGCTTTACGATGCGGCTATCGTGGACATGCCGTACAATTTATGCTCCGTACTGTCACCCGGGGAGCGCGGCGAAATGCTGCGCAGCATAAGACGGTTTAGCCAAAGGACAGTCATCGTTTCCACGGAGCAGCTGGAGAAGGAGATCGTTGACGCCGGTTTTCGCATTCACGATTACGGAACGGTCAGCAAAAGTTCTTTTGTCAGACATATTTGGGTTTGCGGAGCTAATCGGTAA
- a CDS encoding queuosine precursor transporter has product MFNFGWGVLFVLVNFTFFLICYRWFGKKGLYAWIGVATVIANIQVVKTIEMFGIVMTLGNTMYVSLYLTSDLLNEKYGRGEAKKAVWFGFFTLIMTTVLMQMALVFTPQPGDFAQESLKSIFGWMPRLALASLTAYFISQFLDVRLFAWIRKFYPSRGQLWIRNNFSTMVSSFVDTLIFCTIAFAGQYSLPIWTEILLTTYVIKFILTAAGTPFLYIARNYHPDEVETAQTR; this is encoded by the coding sequence ATGTTCAATTTCGGATGGGGCGTTCTGTTCGTGCTCGTGAACTTTACGTTCTTCTTGATATGCTATCGATGGTTCGGTAAAAAAGGCCTTTATGCGTGGATCGGTGTAGCTACGGTCATCGCCAATATTCAAGTGGTGAAAACGATCGAAATGTTCGGGATCGTGATGACCCTCGGCAATACGATGTATGTCAGCCTCTATCTGACCAGCGATTTGCTCAATGAAAAATACGGCCGCGGCGAAGCCAAAAAAGCGGTGTGGTTCGGTTTCTTTACTTTGATTATGACGACCGTCCTGATGCAGATGGCTCTGGTCTTTACCCCCCAACCCGGGGACTTTGCTCAAGAATCGCTAAAGAGCATATTCGGCTGGATGCCGCGGCTTGCGCTCGCAAGTCTGACGGCCTACTTCATCAGTCAATTTCTGGATGTGCGGCTGTTTGCATGGATCAGGAAGTTCTATCCGAGCCGGGGTCAGCTGTGGATTCGCAACAATTTCAGCACGATGGTCAGCTCGTTTGTCGATACACTGATCTTCTGCACCATCGCTTTTGCCGGGCAATACAGCTTGCCCATTTGGACGGAAATTTTGCTCACCACTTATGTCATCAAGTTTATCCTTACGGCTGCTGGTACCCCATTCCTGTATATCGCTCGAAACTATCATCCCGATGAGGTTGAAACGGCGCAAACCAGGTAG
- a CDS encoding methyl-accepting chemotaxis protein, with protein sequence MLGIKHSISRKFMTTFAVVIVLSSLLFSISFYYVSMGIINHNVLPQFDKVLHTSTQDIYRRLDTTMSLQLLKGGENNRFGVEAYLTKSAEDFQLDTVYLIHLHDEQATVIAASTGSAVQASEAIAVQNAMKQASAGKLAISDLYSDKFGYHKTAYIQVPGSELMLAVGMDATFVKEKQSEIFWICFGITALIIIVGSAAAFWISKRITRPLKSLTQVTEAMARGDLRQSIQVQGHDELAQLALSFRTMTEQLKGMISSVHHTSQAVVNTSDSLLSSAQTFEQLIYSSNEAAQQVETGSTALASTAAENARAMEEISKGIQYIASSSADITEKIGEASQKAITGNELAHGAVDGMLLVEEAAAESMNHISLMNERSEAIAQIVGTVKEFSKQINILALNAAIESARAGEQGKGFAVVAEEIRRLAEQSRIATDEIGDYLLAIQEESGNSVRAMQRVSEEIQSGTSRVKNAEEAFSQLTEWIQSINLTIQSISSSTQQVSASAEEVTVSVEDAANITAKSLEMIEEIAGNSTRQAEKIKDHASTVRNLHEGALSLRESVSKFII encoded by the coding sequence ATGCTCGGAATCAAGCATTCTATCAGCCGTAAATTCATGACAACCTTTGCCGTCGTCATTGTATTGTCTTCGCTTTTATTCAGTATTAGCTTTTATTACGTATCCATGGGCATTATCAATCATAACGTCTTGCCCCAGTTTGATAAAGTTCTACATACGAGTACGCAGGATATATACCGCAGACTCGATACTACCATGTCCCTCCAGCTGCTTAAGGGCGGAGAAAATAACCGGTTCGGCGTGGAGGCTTACTTAACAAAGAGCGCAGAGGATTTTCAACTAGATACGGTTTATCTCATTCACCTGCATGATGAGCAGGCTACCGTCATTGCGGCGAGCACTGGCTCTGCCGTACAAGCCTCCGAAGCGATCGCCGTTCAAAATGCGATGAAGCAGGCGTCCGCAGGCAAACTGGCCATTAGCGACCTGTATTCGGACAAATTCGGCTACCATAAGACGGCTTATATCCAAGTTCCGGGCAGCGAGCTAATGCTGGCTGTTGGCATGGATGCAACCTTCGTCAAGGAGAAGCAATCGGAAATCTTCTGGATCTGCTTCGGCATTACCGCCCTCATTATCATTGTCGGATCTGCTGCAGCCTTTTGGATCAGCAAACGGATTACACGGCCGTTAAAGAGCCTGACCCAGGTGACCGAGGCCATGGCCCGCGGTGATTTGCGCCAATCGATTCAGGTTCAGGGTCACGACGAGCTGGCCCAGCTCGCGCTAAGCTTCCGTACGATGACAGAACAGTTGAAAGGAATGATTTCGAGCGTACACCATACCTCCCAGGCTGTCGTTAACACTTCGGATAGCTTGCTGAGCTCGGCGCAAACCTTCGAGCAATTGATTTACAGCTCCAATGAAGCGGCACAGCAAGTGGAAACAGGCAGCACGGCGCTCGCCTCGACTGCAGCAGAGAATGCGCGGGCCATGGAGGAAATCTCCAAAGGCATTCAATATATCGCGTCCTCCTCCGCCGACATCACCGAAAAAATCGGCGAAGCCTCGCAGAAGGCAATCACAGGCAATGAACTGGCGCACGGTGCAGTCGACGGCATGCTCCTCGTTGAAGAAGCCGCGGCCGAATCGATGAACCATATTTCCCTGATGAACGAGCGCTCCGAAGCGATAGCCCAAATCGTTGGAACGGTTAAAGAATTCAGCAAACAGATCAACATCCTGGCGCTCAATGCCGCCATCGAGTCGGCCCGCGCCGGCGAACAAGGCAAGGGCTTCGCGGTCGTAGCCGAAGAAATACGCAGGCTTGCCGAACAATCCCGCATCGCTACCGATGAAATCGGCGATTATCTCCTCGCCATCCAGGAGGAGTCCGGCAACTCGGTTCGTGCCATGCAGCGGGTCAGCGAGGAAATCCAGTCCGGGACGTCCCGCGTCAAAAACGCGGAAGAAGCCTTCTCCCAGCTGACAGAATGGATTCAATCGATAAATTTGACCATTCAATCGATCTCCTCTTCGACCCAGCAGGTTTCGGCCAGCGCGGAAGAGGTCACCGTCTCTGTAGAAGACGCTGCCAACATCACAGCTAAATCGCTCGAGATGATCGAGGAAATTGCCGGCAACTCTACAAGACAGGCGGAGAAAATCAAGGATCATGCCAGCACTGTGCGCAACCTGCATGAAGGCGCACTCTCCCTGCGGGAATCCGTTAGCAAATTTATCATCTGA
- the cobS gene encoding adenosylcobinamide-GDP ribazoletransferase: protein MKDTGKDWPLAAAFQFLSRFPVPVEVDFTPGVLRRSAKYYPLVGFAIGAALGLATVGCAWVLPPMPAAVLILALWIWLTGGLHLDGWMDSADALLSYRSRERMLEIMKDSRVGAMGVIACVLLLLLKMSLLYTLIGYGFTQVGAALLTAAIWSRWFMTYAMQAWPTARQGEGLAGNFRGLKPGSIAVSTAAALLLSAAGLTAITSLEQGTVLGSLVLLYCVAPCIAWLAGTLAASRISKRLGGLTGDVYGALNEGIEAVVLLAAVICLG, encoded by the coding sequence ATTAAGGATACCGGCAAGGATTGGCCGCTGGCGGCGGCGTTTCAATTTCTGTCGCGGTTTCCTGTGCCGGTTGAGGTGGATTTTACGCCGGGGGTGCTGCGGCGCAGTGCCAAATACTATCCGCTGGTCGGCTTCGCTATAGGTGCTGCGCTCGGTCTGGCTACTGTAGGCTGTGCTTGGGTGCTCCCGCCAATGCCGGCTGCAGTGCTCATCCTCGCTTTATGGATTTGGCTGACCGGGGGGCTGCATCTCGATGGCTGGATGGATTCAGCGGATGCGCTGCTCAGCTACCGGAGCAGGGAGAGAATGCTGGAAATCATGAAGGACAGCCGGGTCGGCGCCATGGGAGTCATCGCTTGCGTGCTGCTGCTTCTGCTGAAAATGTCTCTCCTCTACACGCTGATCGGCTATGGCTTTACCCAGGTGGGTGCAGCGCTTCTGACGGCAGCGATATGGAGCCGCTGGTTCATGACCTATGCTATGCAAGCATGGCCGACGGCGCGGCAGGGTGAAGGGCTTGCGGGCAATTTTCGCGGGCTGAAGCCGGGCAGTATTGCTGTTTCCACGGCTGCCGCCCTGCTGCTATCCGCCGCAGGATTAACGGCAATAACCTCACTGGAACAGGGAACTGTCCTAGGCTCTCTTGTGCTGTTATACTGTGTTGCGCCTTGCATCGCTTGGCTCGCAGGCACACTGGCTGCCAGCAGGATCAGCAAGCGGCTAGGCGGATTAACGGGGGATGTCTACGGCGCTTTGAACGAGGGCATTGAGGCAGTGGTACTGCTAGCAGCGGTGATTTGTCTGGGGTAA
- a CDS encoding M24 family metallopeptidase, which produces MNSKWTILEQKMREVGIQTLIITDPKHVYYLTGFLSNPHERFLGAVFSMGKQPFLLVPELDEENARASADIAEVVTHSDTDNPYDVLKKNLKSSVGTIGFEKDHMSVARFEQLQDSLSFARYLDVGPWLRQLRNRKSPEEIEKIRHAANLIEQVLQDTLPRAAIGVTENELVAEIEYLIRKVGAEGPAFDSMVLTGKKTALPHGVPGSQAIASGDLLMFDIGLYAGGYASDITRTYAVGHLDEPLQRIYNTVLAANEAAIQAIKPGVSYASIDKAARDVIADAGYGPYFIHRLGHGLGIDVHEFPSVHGENELLLEEGNVFTVEPGIYVPGLGGVRIEDDVVVTASGVEVLTTLPKELTYL; this is translated from the coding sequence ATGAACTCCAAATGGACCATACTGGAACAAAAAATGCGGGAGGTGGGCATACAAACTCTAATCATTACGGATCCCAAGCACGTCTATTATCTGACAGGCTTTCTCAGCAATCCTCACGAACGGTTTCTGGGCGCCGTATTCTCCATGGGCAAACAGCCCTTCCTGCTCGTTCCCGAGCTGGATGAAGAGAACGCCCGCGCGTCAGCCGACATCGCCGAAGTCGTCACGCACAGTGATACGGATAACCCTTATGATGTATTGAAAAAAAATCTGAAATCCTCAGTCGGTACGATCGGGTTTGAAAAGGACCATATGTCCGTAGCCCGCTTCGAGCAGCTCCAGGACTCCCTATCCTTCGCTAGATATCTGGATGTCGGGCCTTGGCTGCGCCAGCTCCGCAACCGCAAATCGCCAGAGGAAATCGAGAAAATCCGCCATGCGGCCAACCTGATCGAGCAAGTATTGCAGGACACTTTGCCCCGTGCAGCAATAGGCGTTACTGAAAACGAGCTCGTTGCCGAAATTGAATACCTCATCCGTAAAGTAGGCGCCGAAGGCCCGGCTTTCGATTCCATGGTGCTTACCGGCAAAAAAACCGCCCTCCCCCACGGAGTGCCAGGTAGTCAGGCCATCGCGAGCGGCGATTTGCTAATGTTCGATATCGGCCTATACGCTGGCGGTTACGCTTCAGACATTACCCGGACCTATGCTGTCGGCCATTTGGACGAACCGCTGCAGCGCATCTATAATACGGTCCTCGCTGCAAATGAAGCCGCGATCCAGGCCATTAAGCCCGGCGTGTCCTATGCCTCGATTGACAAAGCCGCCCGCGACGTCATTGCGGACGCCGGATACGGGCCCTATTTCATTCACCGGCTCGGTCACGGCCTCGGCATCGACGTTCACGAGTTCCCTTCCGTCCACGGCGAGAACGAGCTGCTGCTGGAAGAAGGCAACGTATTTACCGTCGAACCGGGTATTTACGTTCCAGGACTGGGCGGCGTCCGGATCGAGGACGATGTCGTGGTAACGGCTTCGGGAGTCGAAGTGTTAACGACGCTTCCAAAGGAGCTTACCTATTTGTAA
- a CDS encoding ABC transporter substrate-binding protein, protein MNKFRKFWGIWLLAIMLVVMAGCGKDAAGTNTGNAPAQQEQNAQTGQGVQGDSASDAQRTAYPLTVKDVTGAEFTFEAAPQRIVSLAPSETEGLFALGLDEQIVGVSDVDDYPEAVKDKPRMGGFQVNVEAVIAAKPDLVLAGNLIAPATVTSLTDLGIKVYQSNPTNLDETLANIRAVGEITDRQKEAEEVVAQMEKERDMVLDAVKSLTPEQKMKVYIEFSPGWTVGKGVYMDELITLAGGENVASDLEGWNEINEENIIKANPDVILFAKNVVDENNKTIGDMIKARGGWDQITAVKEDRVIGLDDNLLSRPGPRVTQGLIEMARAIYPELIQQ, encoded by the coding sequence ATGAACAAATTTAGAAAGTTCTGGGGGATTTGGCTTCTAGCAATCATGCTCGTCGTGATGGCTGGCTGCGGCAAGGATGCGGCAGGCACGAACACTGGAAATGCTCCAGCTCAGCAGGAACAGAACGCTCAAACCGGACAGGGGGTGCAGGGGGATTCTGCGTCTGATGCGCAGCGCACAGCCTATCCGTTGACCGTGAAGGATGTTACTGGCGCGGAATTCACTTTCGAAGCTGCGCCGCAAAGAATCGTTTCGCTGGCTCCATCGGAGACGGAAGGATTATTCGCGCTTGGGCTGGATGAGCAAATCGTAGGTGTGTCCGATGTCGACGATTATCCCGAAGCGGTGAAGGACAAGCCGCGGATGGGCGGGTTCCAGGTCAACGTTGAGGCGGTCATCGCCGCCAAGCCGGATCTGGTGCTGGCCGGCAATCTGATCGCCCCGGCAACCGTAACAAGCCTTACCGATCTCGGAATCAAGGTTTATCAATCGAATCCGACCAATCTGGACGAAACGCTGGCGAATATTAGAGCCGTAGGGGAAATTACCGACCGGCAGAAGGAAGCCGAGGAAGTTGTCGCCCAAATGGAGAAAGAACGCGATATGGTCTTGGATGCCGTTAAGTCCTTGACTCCGGAACAGAAAATGAAAGTCTACATCGAGTTTTCGCCAGGCTGGACCGTTGGGAAAGGCGTGTACATGGACGAACTGATTACGCTGGCCGGGGGAGAGAACGTAGCTTCCGATCTGGAAGGCTGGAACGAAATCAATGAAGAGAACATCATTAAAGCCAACCCGGACGTTATTCTGTTTGCCAAAAATGTCGTCGACGAGAACAACAAGACGATTGGAGATATGATTAAAGCACGTGGTGGCTGGGATCAAATTACGGCCGTAAAAGAAGACCGTGTCATCGGCCTGGATGATAACCTGCTCAGCCGTCCTGGCCCGCGCGTGACCCAGGGATTGATTGAAATGGCACGGGCCATTTATCCGGAATTGATCCAGCAATGA